The Candidatus Binataceae bacterium DNA segment TGGCCAATGGAACGGCACCGCGAAGAACTCCTCGGAAATCCACAGGCTGTGGCCCCACTCGTTGAACGCGACTTCCATGCATTCGAGGACCGCGGCGGCAATCAGAAGAAAGAACGACCACGGGAAGCCGAGGTTAGGCGAGTAAAGCGCCGGAATGCGATATCTTCCGTACAGGTACGCGCCCAGAGCGAGCACTACCGAGAGCGGAAAGAAAAAGTAGAACATCGGGATGTGGGTGGGCGTGAGGGCGGTGTCGCGCACCAGAGTCTGATGCCACGCGCCGTCCCAGTTGGGCCAGAAGCTCGCCTCGATGTAGATGGACAGGCTGGTGACCCCGACGATGCTCCACAGCACCGCGATGCGGCGGACCTCTTCGGCACGCGAGAACGGCTCGGTAGCGAGTTGGCGCCCGGTGCGCATAAGCCATCCGTACCAGAGCCCCGTGAAGACGCCGAGCGTGACCAATTCACCCCAGAAAAGCGTTCGATAGTAGAGCGTGAACTCGTGACTCGCCGAGTTGAGTCCGGCCGTGAA contains these protein-coding regions:
- a CDS encoding methane monooxygenase/ammonia monooxygenase subunit C encodes the protein MAGSARKIDTQMGGGAATGSERNPTDWMVGWQSLFWGSALVMGANLFLWLWDYKFAFTAGLNSASHEFTLYYRTLFWGELVTLGVFTGLWYGWLMRTGRQLATEPFSRAEEVRRIAVLWSIVGVTSLSIYIEASFWPNWDGAWHQTLVRDTALTPTHIPMFYFFFPLSVVLALGAYLYGRYRIPALYSPNLGFPWSFFLLIAAAVLECMEVAFNEWGHSLWISEEFFAVPFHWPFVMYGWLAAGMFAVWGETILRLLEIEKAEEDAAGQTPTRAQAVAD